Genomic segment of Prochlorothrix hollandica PCC 9006 = CALU 1027:
CAGGTTTTGGTCAGCCGCACTCTGCGATTTTGGGGGATTTCTGAGTCGGTTTTGGCCGATCGAGTGCGCCCTTACTTGGATCAAGCCTGTCCCACGGTGGCTTCCTATGCGGATTGGGGGGAGGTGCAACTGCGGATCACGGCTCCGGGGCAAGACCGGGCGGCGGCGTTGGCCCTGATTGAACCGACGGAAAGGGCGTTGCGGCAGTTGGGCGGTAGCCACTGCTATGGCTGCGATGGCGATCGCCTCGCGGCAGTGGTGGGGCAACGGTTGTTGCAACGGGGAGAAACGGTGGCCGTGGCGGAATCCTGTACGGGGGGTGGCCTGGGCCAAGCCCTGACGGCAACGGCGGGGAGTTCTGCCTATTTTTGGGGCGGGGTCATTGCCTACGATAACCGGGTTAAGGCGCAAGTATTGGGGGTGTCGGCGGAGACTCTGGCAACGGTGGGGGCGGTGAGCCGGGAGGTGGCGGAGCAGATGGCGGTGGGGGTCTGTCGGACCTTGGGCACCACTTGGGGGCTGAGTGTGACGGGTGTTGCGGGTCCGGGGGGAGGTACGGCAGATAAACCGGTGGGGCTGGTCTACCTTGGGCTGGCCCAGGCGGAGGGACCGGTGACGATCGTCGAGTGTCGCTGGAATCCCCGCCAAGGCCGCGACTGGATTCGCCAGGTCACGATCCAAGAAGCCCTCGATCGACTGCGCCATGCTTTAGCTTAAACCGAGGGGGAGGCAGAACGTTCAAAGTCCCTCGCCTGTCCTGGGAGAGGGATTTAGGGTGAGGGCAGCCCAATCGGGATGGAGGGGCGGCAAGCCTGTGGGGGGCGGGGCGGGTTCCAGGGGAACCCTGGTGTTAGGGGCGGATTAAGTCGGCCCAGGGGAAGCTAGGGTAGGCTTGCCAACCCAGCCAGAAGCCGAGGACGCTGGGCACCACCAGCAGGGTCAGGCGCTGCGTGTAGTAGGGAAAAGCTTTAGGGCTACCGGGGCTGCGGGGGAGGGTGCGCAGGTGGAGGCGTTTACCGGCACCGACGAGGCTAGCAGTCACCATGGCGATAACTAGGCCAAAACCAAGACCTAGATAGATCCCAGTGATGATTAATGCTTTATTTTGTTGTAATAACCAATAAAACGTCCCAAAGCTAGCCAATAGTGATATTAGAAGCATAGACCAAGACAAACGAGGGGAATCATTCTGGGGTTGAGCAATAGCCCAGCCATAACTCAGGACCGATAACCCCAACTGAGTAGCTAGCATGGCGACAAAACTAACCTCACTGAATAAGCCCTGATCTGTAGCCCAAGCCCCAGCCACAGCCACAGCCACAGCCCCAGCCACAGCCACAGCCACAACCCCAGCCACAGCCCAAGCTACAACCCCAGCCATAGCCACAGCCCAAGCCCAAGCCACAGCCACGACCCAAGCCCCAGCCCCAGCCTCAGCCACAGCCACAGCCACAGCCACAGCCCAAGCCTCAGCCTCAGCCACAACCCAAGCCACAACCCCAGCCACAGCCACAGCCCAAGCCACAACCCAAGCCACAGCCACAGCCCCGATCGCCGAATCCTTCTCAGTTGCGTTAGGTGCTGCTAACAAACCGCACCCTAGGAACAGAGCTAGTAAAGTGTAAACCACCGCCCCAACTGCCCCAGAAGCGTCTGCTAGCCAGACTAGGGCAATGCCCGCCCACTGCACCCCCAAGCCGCCGAAACTCAGCCCTAATGCCAACAGCCAGCCCCAGAGCAACAGGTTCCAGCGGCCTGCTCTCCACCAGCGGTTGCCCAGGTCGCCCAATCCCTGCACCACTCCGGCTCCCCCCTGGTATAGCGCCAACGCTACGGCTCCCAGGATCTGTGCCACTGCCGGCAGTCCCACTGTCACCAGCCAAGTCCTCCACCTGTCCCACAGGGTTGGCTTCGGGGGTGGGGGTTTGGGGGCCGGTTGGGTTCCGCCCCGTTCCCGGTCTCGGCGGCGACGCAACTCGTCACTGCTGAACCGCTGGTTCGAGTCGTCCCTAGGGCTAGGCTCCCTGGACGGGTAACGCACCGCCACCGGTTTCACCCCCAACTGCCCCAAAGCCACCACCGCCTGCCCAGCATCACCATAGCGCTGACGAAAATCATAGATAATCATCCGATCCAACACCCGCACCAGATCCGGCCTCAGTGTCCTCTGGTGTGCGGCCCAGTCAATCTCCCCAGTTTGCGGATGTTCCTGCAATTCTTTTGGGTGGATCCCCGTTAAACACTGCAACCCCAGCATCCCCATGGCATAAATATCACTGGCAAACTTCGGTTTGCCCATGGCCTGTTCCGCTGGCATATAGCCCGCCGTTCCCACATTCACCGTACTGGAACCATCCCCCAGCACCGAACTCACCTGCTTCACTGCCCCAAAGTCAATCAACACCACCTTGCCATCCCCCCGCCGCCGCATGATGTTCTCCGGCTTCAGATCCCGGTGAATAATCCCGTTGCCGTGGACCACCCGTAGCACCACCAGAATTTCCTGTAACAGGCGCACCGTTTGATCCGCCGTCAGACGGCGGGGGTTCCCCTGGTCATCCTGCAATTCCGCCAGGAGGGGCTGGCCATCAATATGTTCCTGGAAAATATAAAACTCCCCCCCTTCCCTAAAACTGTCATACAGTTCCGGAATTTGGGGATGCTGCCCCAGGGTCTGGAGGGTTGCGGCTTCTCGCTCAAATAACGTAATGGCAATGGCCAAGGTCTCCGCAGTGCCCTGGTAGTGCAACCGCTTGACCACACACTGTCGCCCGGTGGTGTAGCTTGCATCCCGGTGATCCCAGGCCAGGGACGTTTCCCCAAAGGTTCCCCCCCCGATACGCTTTTGCAGCTCATAGCGGTTTTTCAACATCTAGCCCCATCTCCTCAGCCCATCTTCCCCTTAGGGTAAATGAAACCTCCGCCCAACACCACCTATTTGTAACCCAAGGGACCTGAACAAATCCAGATTTCCACCCCTGTGCCCACCGAGGAATCGGGTTTGAGGCGATCGGCTGCGCCACCCGCCTCCTTAAAATCGCGGTGCCCCATAGCGGGGATGTCGTAGAGCTGCTTGGGGTTCCAGTGCGATCGCCGGTCTTGTAGGGTGCATTGGCATAGCGTAACGCACCACCTGATTACTGGCAAAAGGTTTGGGTGACAATAAACTACTGCTTGACCAGTAACTATTCAGGGGTCCACGGGGGAAGGTGGGTTTCAGGCTCTGAACATCTAGGATCGTTGCACTTCGGGCTATTTTAACCCTCGATCGGAGGGCTGAAACCCACTAACTTCGTCCCCCCCTGCACGGTTACGCTGCCGTCGCGATCGAGACTCCAGCATTAACCCAGGGGATCCGTTAGATCTGCCATCGGGATTTCCGTGGCTTTGCCTGCCACCATTTGGACTGAAACGGTTTGAGTTGCGGTGTCGTCGTGGTAGCGATCGGCCCACTGGCGCAATAACACATCCAGTTCCCCCAGGGCTTCTTCCATGCGATCGGCAGGAATATTCAACTCCTCCAGAATCCGGATCGTGTGGGGTTGCTTCTCCGCCCAGCGCCGCATCAAGTGGAAATAGCGGGCCGTATCTTCCACCACCACATAATTGCGCTCCTCTTCCCCAGCGGGGGCATAGACAGGACGCTGAAGGGCATAGAAGGGAGTGCCCCAGGAGGACTCCACACTCAGCACGGTGCCAGAATAGATTAGTCGCCGCCGAATATGTTCCGCCATGGATTCGCTCAAGGGCATCCGGCGATCGCAGGGCAAATCTTCCTGGGAACGGCCATGGAGCACCTCGATCAGTTCCATTAACTGAAACAGGTTAATCAGTTGGGCCGGGGGGAGATCCGCTGGCATTCGGGCTTCGATTTGCTGGCATTCCGAGGGGGTGAGGTTGCTGCCCCCCAGCCGGGACTGCCCTGGGGTCCAGGGATAGCGCTGTTGCCAGAGATGGGGCAGTTGGATCAAGTAATGGGGTTCCTGGGATCCCAGCATTTTCAGCAGCTTGCCTTGGGTCAAGGCCGCTTCAATTTCTTGAACGATTTCCTTAACCCGCTTTGGCTCCACATGGTGCAGTTGCCCCGTCAGCCGCAGGTTGCTGCCCTGTTCCTGGTAGGTGCTATAGACGGCACACTTGGCAGCGGTGGCGGCGGCATCCAAGAATGCCCCATGACGATGGCCCCCAGTCCGCAGGGCACTAAACGCTAGATAGAGCAAAATCTGATCTAGGGCACTGGGGTTCAACTGGCTCTCTGGGAATGAGGCCGTATAGTGTATAATAGGTTACGTCTTGAGTGAAGTCAGCTTATGTTCCTTTCTTTAAATCAAATCATTAAGATTCCTGGCTGGGAAGTATGGAATACCAACATAGAGAGTGACCGTATTACCTTTTTGCTAAGGTATTTGAACGAGATAGAGGTTTGTCATTTTTGTGGCTCGAAACAGATTTCCGTCCATAAAATCCGCAAAGTATCAGTAAGAGACTTAGAGTTTTTAGACAAGAAAACCTTTTTTAGAATTAGAGAGACACCAATACTACTGCAATGAGTGTCGTAAATATTTTTACTGAATCGTCCAGCGACATCGACTTTCAACGCGGAATGACAGAAAGATACAAAAATACAATCTTTGAGAAAATTAAAAATTCAACGATTACCCATGTTGCTCAAGAAGAAGGTTTNNNNNNNNNNNNNNNNNNNNNNNNNNNNNNNNNNNNNNNNNNNNNNNNNNNNNNNNNNNNNNNNNNNNNNNNNNNNNNNNNNNNNNNNNNNNNNNNNNNNGGCCGTGATTTTCTGCCCTTCGATGCTCTACTCTACCCGAGACCCCGAACCTGTTTTTGCTTCTGCTAAGGCCAAGCAAAAACACCTCGAACAATTCTCGATTGAGCGAGTGCAGACCTTTTACTGTTCTGCTTGAGAAGCCTCTAACCAAGGCTGTCACTATCTTTCACAGATGTGTCAGTCAGTCAGGTAATTCGGTGCTTAAAGATCTCAAAATAAAGCATATCCGTAGCCTTATTCTAAAAAACGGAACAGATCTTAATGACGAAGAAAAAAAGCTCCTAGAAATCATCCTGAAATCCTCTGAAAGGCTAAGAAATGCCTATCAGCTAAAGGAAGATTTTCGTCAAATCTATGAAACAGATCAAGAACCTGAAGTAGCTAAAGTTAAATTAGAAGAATGGTTAGCCAAAGCATCCAAATTTTATAGTCAAGTAATCACGACAATCAAAAATCATTTTGATGGAATCTGTAATTACTTTTATAACCGTACAACTAGCGGTAAAATGGAGGGAATTAATAACAAAATAAAGGTTATCAAGCGTCAAGCTTATGGATTCACAAACTTTGATCATCTGAGAATGAGACTCCTCATAGCCTGTTCTCATTAGTTTTACTTATCAGCCTCATTCCCAGAGAGCCGTTCAACTGCTCAATTAAATCCAATTCTGATAAATGTTGTGTCATGGATGTTCCGTTACTAAAAAACCAACGTGGGTTTCGCCTGGGGAGAGGGGGAGGGAAGAACCGAGGGAACCTGATCCTGATCGATCGGAGCCAATATCGGAACTAAGTTTGGGATAACTGGGCTACAGGTTCAGGGCGATCGCCAATCCAAGGCGGGCCAGTGGGGATGGGCTATGCAGACAGTCCCCCAATCTGGGGGTAAGCCCGCTAGTAGGCACTACTTCCCCGTGGTTTGCAGACGATTGTCCTGTTCCCTGGGGAGCCAGGGTTAGCTCCTGGCTCCCTAGAGTTCCACACAACTACAGCAATCCTAGGTCAGGGCACCTCGAAAAATCCAAATTCTCGCCCCTGTACCAACGCAAGAATAGGGGTTGTGGCGGGCGGCTCCGCCCAACCCAATTAATCGAGGTGCCCGTCAGTTGTAAGGATCTCGATGGCTGAAACCCTCTGTGTGGTGTGTGTCCGGAGGGCACACACCACACAACCCATTTGGGACTGCTGTACAACGTCCGCAGCTTAGAATCTCCTCGATTTAGACCTCGATTTAGACCTCGATTTAGACCTCGATTTAGACCTCGATTTAGACTAAACATTGGGGAGTAGGTATAAAAAGTTACACCCATCGCCTGGTTTAAATCTCGGAGTAAGTTCTAATCCTACGGAATTCTATGGGTTTTGCCCTCAGTGACCCCCGCAGGTGAGGCAAACTTTAGGGATGTGTTGTGTCCCTGTCAAAGGGTTGATGCCTAAAAGGGGTCTGAAGGGTGAGGGGTGTAACCCTTTGCACATCGCATTACTTAATATGTTTACTCACCAGATCCCCATAGCGTTGACGAAAAACCTGGGAGCGGAAGCGATCGGCCTGAACCCGACAGGCTTCTGGACTAATGCGGGATCCCTGGGCTTCAAAATAGCGAACCGCCTCCACCACCGCGCGTTCCGTTTGCTGGGGGAACAACAGGCCCGTTGCCCCCTGGGGATCCTGTCGCAGATCCCGCACCGTCTCCAGCGCTCCCCCCCCACCATAGGCAATGACCGGTGTGCCCGCTGCCTGGGCCTCCAGCAGGGTAATGCCGAAATCCTCGCAGGCACCATAGAGCAAGGCTTTGGCCTGTCCCATGTATTGCTCCACCACCCCATTGGGCTGCGCCCCCAACACCTGCACCTGGGGACCCGCTAAGCGTTGCACCTCTGCCAGTTCTGGACCATCCCCAATCACCACCAGGGGCAACTCCAACTGATTGAAGGCCCGTACCAGCAGGGGAATCTTTTTGTAGCTCACTAGGCGGGAGACAGTGAGGTAAAAGTCCTGTTTCTGGGGGTTATAGGCGAAGCGATCGACGTTCACCGGCGGATACAACACTTCGGCTTCCCGGCGATAACAGCGCCAAATGCGGCGGGCGGTGTGGTGGGAGTTGGCCAAAAAGTAATCGACCCGATTGGCAGAGATCACGTCCCAGTGGCGCAGGTAGTGGAGGATGGCCTTGGTGACCCAGCCCACGGCCCCTCGTCCAGCGCGGCTGCGGGCCAGGTAGTCGAAGGTGAGATCCCAGGCGTAGCGCATGGGGGTGTGGCAATAGCAAATGTGGGTTTGGTGGGGGGCCGTCAAGACCCCTTTGGCGACGGCATGGGAGGAGGAGAGGATCAGGTCATAGTCCCGCAGATCCAGTTGTTCGATCGCCAGGGGCAACAGGGGCAAATATTTTTGGACTCCCTGAGCTGCCCTCGGCCACCCTTGCAGAAAGGTGGTGCCAATGGTGCGTCCATAGAGGTAGCTGTGGGGATTGGAGGACTCAAAATCGATGAGGGCATACAGATCCGCATCGACCACCTTCAAAATTTCCTGCACCACCAGTTCGGAGCCGCCGGTGGCGTGGGGGGTCAGCCATTCATGGACGAGGGCAGTGGAGACCATGGTTGGGGGGGAATCTCAGGGTAGGGGGCAGGGGGACGGGGAAACTTTGGCTTTTGAAAATCGCTTTTGCTGAAGTCGGCTCCAACGCAGTATTAGCCTGTTTTGTGGTAAGAACGGGAGCCTACTTACAATTCATCAATTGTCACTAACCCACCTTCTGTGAACTGGACGACAAGTTCATGATCATCCAGTAAAGCAGTTCCAAGTAGTGGTCTTCTTCCTGTAGCCAGTACACGAATTTCTCGCTCTTCTCCATTCCAAAGAATAATTGCTTCATGAACTGCTAACAGAACTTCGCTGTTGTCCGCTAGGTTTACAGGAATATCGTAAATAAATGGCAATCCCAACAAGCTAACCGCCTCTGGGGGTAAGCACAGATAGTCAGTAAAACCTGTGTCTACAACAAATTCAATAATCACTTATGGACACGCTCTATTACACCACCCAACGAAGCGGCGACATTGTAACCGATGCAAATGCCAAAAAGTCTAGCATACGGATGCTTTGCAATCAAACTGTGGGCTGCTTTTACTCCAGTTTTATCAACTTCATAAGCGCCTGTTTCAATATCGATAATTACCATTTTGCCGATATTCTCTTCTGCCTCCACATTTTGGCGAATCGTGATTTCGTACAATTGCCTTGCACGGCGGGCAACTTCTTCACGGCTTAGAAAAATTGCTTGCATGCGTTGAACTCCTATCGATAGGCTACTTCGTAAGCTCCTTCATAATATCTTATAAGCTACAGCAACCCTCAATCAGTTGTAGGCATCTCGATGGCTGAAACCCTTGGTGTGGTGTGCCCCAGGAGAGGGCACACCACATGACCCATTTAGGACTGCTGTATGATCTCAAGAATTATAGCTATAACCCTCCAAGAACGAGAACCTCGAAATCTCCAGATCAACACGTTCAATTAAATCATTATTCCATTCATACCTCTTACGACTCTGATTCGGGGAGGGGAAGACTATTTGCGCACAATCTGACAAATAATCTTCTGGTGCTGATAACTCCAAGAAGCTACATAGTTCCCTCAGCATACCTTTAGGGTCTTGAATGAAATCTTCAGATTTCATGTCGAATATTCGGTTACTTTCGGTTTTAGCCTTCAATTCACTAATGGTTTTACAAAGTTTGAAATAGTGATTAGTACAGCCTTCTAAGTTTAATCCAAGGCGTTTACCATCTCGTCTATAGATAGAACTTATATTGTCAAACGGATTACGAATGATGTGAATACAGCAACCCTAAATCAGTTGTAAGGATCTCGACGGCTGAAACCCTTGG
This window contains:
- a CDS encoding sulfotransferase, with the protein product MHIIRNPFDNISSIYRRDGKRLGLNLEGCTNHYFKLCKTISELKAKTESNRIFDMKSEDFIQDPKGMLRELCSFLELSAPEDYLSDCAQIVFPSPNQSRKRYEWNNDLIERVDLEISRFSFLEGYSYNS
- a CDS encoding glycosyltransferase, coding for MVSTALVHEWLTPHATGGSELVVQEILKVVDADLYALIDFESSNPHSYLYGRTIGTTFLQGWPRAAQGVQKYLPLLPLAIEQLDLRDYDLILSSSHAVAKGVLTAPHQTHICYCHTPMRYAWDLTFDYLARSRAGRGAVGWVTKAILHYLRHWDVISANRVDYFLANSHHTARRIWRCYRREAEVLYPPVNVDRFAYNPQKQDFYLTVSRLVSYKKIPLLVRAFNQLELPLVVIGDGPELAEVQRLAGPQVQVLGAQPNGVVEQYMGQAKALLYGACEDFGITLLEAQAAGTPVIAYGGGGALETVRDLRQDPQGATGLLFPQQTERAVVEAVRYFEAQGSRISPEACRVQADRFRSQVFRQRYGDLVSKHIK
- the hetR gene encoding hypothetical protein (controls heterocyst differentiation; has protease DNA-binding activity) — its product is MNPSALDQILLYLAFSALRTGGHRHGAFLDAAATAAKCAVYSTYQEQGSNLRLTGQLHHVEPKRVKEIVQEIEAALTQGKLLKMLGSQEPHYLIQLPHLWQQRYPWTPGQSRLGGSNLTPSECQQIEARMPADLPPAQLINLFQLMELIEVLHGRSQEDLPCDRRMPLSESMAEHIRRRLIYSGTVLSVESSWGTPFYALQRPVYAPAGEEERNYVVVEDTARYFHLMRRWAEKQPHTIRILEELNIPADRMEEALGELDVLLRQWADRYHDDTATQTVSVQMVAGKATEIPMADLTDPLG
- a CDS encoding competence/damage-inducible protein A, which encodes MNPLPDSPPQGAEIICVGTELLLGEILNSNAQFLAQQLAQWGVPHYYQTVVGDNPLRLQRAIATACQRSQLLIFTGGLGPTPDDLTTETLADFFGVPWQEDPQALARLQALYQERGRVLSEADRKQARLPLGSTILPNPIGSAVGMIWTPRPGLTLMTFPGVPTEMRAMWHQTAVPYLQHNGWSSQVLVSRTLRFWGISESVLADRVRPYLDQACPTVASYADWGEVQLRITAPGQDRAAALALIEPTERALRQLGGSHCYGCDGDRLAAVVGQRLLQRGETVAVAESCTGGGLGQALTATAGSSAYFWGGVIAYDNRVKAQVLGVSAETLATVGAVSREVAEQMAVGVCRTLGTTWGLSVTGVAGPGGGTADKPVGLVYLGLAQAEGPVTIVECRWNPRQGRDWIRQVTIQEALDRLRHALA
- a CDS encoding clan AA aspartic protease, whose protein sequence is MIIEFVVDTGFTDYLCLPPEAVSLLGLPFIYDIPVNLADNSEVLLAVHEAIILWNGEEREIRVLATGRRPLLGTALLDDHELVVQFTEGGLVTIDEL
- a CDS encoding serine/threonine-protein kinase, which produces MLKNRYELQKRIGGGTFGETSLAWDHRDASYTTGRQCVVKRLHYQGTAETLAIAITLFEREAATLQTLGQHPQIPELYDSFREGGEFYIFQEHIDGQPLLAELQDDQGNPRRLTADQTVRLLQEILVVLRVVHGNGIIHRDLKPENIMRRRGDGKVVLIDFGAVKQVSSVLGDGSSTVNVGTAGYMPAEQAMGKPKFASDIYAMGMLGLQCLTGIHPKELQEHPQTGEIDWAAHQRTLRPDLVRVLDRMIIYDFRQRYGDAGQAVVALGQLGVKPVAVRYPSREPSPRDDSNQRFSSDELRRRRDRERGGTQPAPKPPPPKPTLWDRWRTWLVTVGLPAVAQILGAVALALYQGGAGVVQGLGDLGNRWWRAGRWNLLLWGWLLALGLSFGGLGVQWAGIALVWLADASGAVGAVVYTLLALFLGCGLLAAPNATEKDSAIGAVAVAWVVAWAVAVAGVVAWVVAEAEAWAVAVAVAVAEAGAGAWVVAVAWAWAVAMAGVVAWAVAGVVAVAVAGAVAVAVAGAWATDQGLFSEVSFVAMLATQLGLSVLSYGWAIAQPQNDSPRLSWSMLLISLLASFGTFYWLLQQNKALIITGIYLGLGFGLVIAMVTASLVGAGKRLHLRTLPRSPGSPKAFPYYTQRLTLLVVPSVLGFWLGWQAYPSFPWADLIRP